In one window of Cydia fagiglandana chromosome 10, ilCydFagi1.1, whole genome shotgun sequence DNA:
- the LOC134668150 gene encoding small ubiquitin-related modifier 3: MADEKKGESEHINLKVLGQDNAIVQFKIKKHTPLRKLMNAYCDRAGLSMQVVRFRFDGQPINENDTPTSLEMEEGDTIEVYQQQTGGSLV; the protein is encoded by the exons ATGGCTGACGAGAAAAAG GGAGAAAGCGAACACATCAACTTGAAAGTGCTAGGTCAGGATAATGCTATTGTCCAGTTCAAAATCAAAAAACACACTCCCCTGAGGAAGTTGATGAATGCGTACTGTGATAGAGCA GGATTATCAATGCAAGTGGTGCGGTTCAGATTTGACGGGCAGCCAATCAACGAGAACGACACACCAACGTCACTGGAGATGGAGGAGGGCGACACAATAGAGGTTTATCAGCAGCAGACTGGCGGGAGCCTAGTGTAA